Genomic window (Polaribacter batillariae):
GATGTTGTAGGAGATGGAAAATTAGATGAAGAAAAGTTTAAGAATAGCTATAATATGAGAACGTTACATCAGCTAAAAGATACGATTCCTGTATTAAAATCTACATATGATGATATGTTACTATCCAGAGCAAAAACCATTTTTAACATTGCAAATGCCAAAGAATTACATTCATATAACGACTCTTTAAAACCCAACGTAAAAAATAAAGAAAATATTTTAGACAATTTCGATATTCAAAATAAAATTACCATTCTAAACACCTCTGTCTCTAAAATGAATAGCGCGTTTACGAATGTTAAAAATAATTCCGATAGTATAAAATACAAACGTAAAAGTTTAAATTTTTACGATTCGGAATTTTATGGTAGAATAGCACTTTCTTTTTCTTGTTTGATCTTATTTTTTATTGGAGCGCCATTAGGATCTATCATTCGAAAAGGTGGTTTTGGTTTGCCAATGATTTTAGCAATTGCCATTTATGTTATTTACTTCTTTGGAAACACCTTAGGCAAAAACCTAGCGGAAGAAAGTTCGGTTTCTTCTCTCTTAGGTTCTTGGATTGCTACAATGGTAATGCTTCCTTTAGGTATTATTCTTACAAGAAGAGCCACAAAAGATAAAGGCATTTTTAATGTAGATGCCATTCTTGCACCAATTAAAAATTTCTTTAAAAAATTTACGTCTAAAAAAGACACTCGTATATGACCACTAAAACCACCACAAAAAACACAAAATTAAACAGCATTTCTGAAGCGATTGAAGATATTAGAAACGGAAAAGTTATTATCGTTGTAGATGATGAAAACAGAGAAAATGAAGGCGATTTTCTTGCTGCAGCAGAAAAAGTAACTCCAGAGATGATTAATTTTATGGCAACACATGGTCGTGGATTAATTTGTGCACCATTAACTGAAAAACGCTGTAAAGAACTAGATTTAGGAATGATGGTTTATAACAATACAGATCCTATGGAAACTGCATTTACAGTTTCTGTAGATTTACGTGGAAAGGGAGTTACCACTGGAATTTCTGCATCAGACAGAGCTTTAACAATAAAAGCGTTGATCGAAAAAGACACAAAACCATACGATTTAGCAAGACCAGGACATATTTTTCCTTTGAGAGCAAAAGATGGTGGTGTTTTAAGAAGAACTGGGCATACAGAAGCCGCAATTGATTTTGCACGTTTGGCAGGCTTTCAACCAGCAGGGGTAATCGTAGAGATTATGAACGAAGATGGCACCATGGCGCGTTTGCCTCAACTTTTAGAAGTTGCTAAAAAGTTCGATATTAAAATTGTTTCTATTGAAGATTTGGTGGCATACAGAATGGAACACGATTCTTTAATTGAGAAAAAAGAAGACTTCGATATTAAAACTCGTTTTGGAGAATTTAGGTTAAGAGCTTACCAACAAACCACCAATAAGCAAGTTCATATAGCACTTACAAAAGGTTCTTGGTCTAAAGATGAAGGAATTTTAACCAGAGTAAATTCAACATTAGTAAACAACGACATTTTAGGAACGCTTACCAATAATGCCGATAAAAAACTAGACCAAATGTTTCAAGTGATTAACGAAGAAGGAAAAGGAGCTATTATTTTTGTAAATCAGCAAAACCAATCGCAAAACTTATTAAGCAGATTGCAAGTTCTTAAAGAAAACCAAGCCAATAACGAATTAAAAGCACCAGCCATTAAAATGGATAACAAAGACTTTGGTATTGGAGCTCAAATTCTGCACGATTTAAACATTAGCAAATTAAAGTTAATTACCAACTCTCAACAATCAAAAAGAGTAGGAATGATTGGCTATGGGTTAGAGATTGTAGATTATGTAAATTATTAGTATTTCTGTTAGCAATTAGCAATTAGCAATTAGCAATTAGCAAAATTAAAAAACTTTGTGTAAGTAGTAAATCTAAACAAGAACCTCTACTCCACTTTCTAGCTCAATCGGTTTTTTATCTTTAAGAAATAATCTTGCGGTGTATTTTCCTTGAAGTACAATGGTATCGTTTTTAACAGAAAGCCAACTGCCTTCACGCAAACCTAAAACAGGAGTTTCATTAAAAACATGAAACTCTTTAATTCTCGTTTCACGTGTTTCTCCCATGTGTGTAGAGCCTTCTATCGGGTCTAAATAATGGGCATTGATATTAAAAGGTATGCACCCCAAAGTTTTAAAACTTGGCGGATATACTATGGGCATATCATTCGTATTCATCATAGTAGCTCCGCAAATATTGCTACCTGCACTGGTTCCTAAATACGGTGTGCCATTTTCTATTACCTTTTTTAAATCAATTAAAATATCATTTTTATAAATTTGATGTACCAACTCAAACGTATTTCCACCACCAGTAAAAATTCCTTCAGCATTAAAAATGGCTTCGCTTGCATTTTTGTATTCGTGAATTCCTTGTACATTAATATCTATTTTTTTAAAAGCTTTTTGGGCAATTGCTGTGTAAGCATCGTAAGAAATGCCTCCTGCCCTTGCATAAGGAATAAAAAGTAATGTTTTTATATTTTTAAAAAACGTCGTTAATGTAGGTAACAAATATTCTAAATATGCACTTCCGTGTATTGTAGATGTGCTTGCAATTATCATTTTTTTCATAACATAAATTTAACGTTTTTTTCCAGTTTATTCATGTATCTTTATCTAAAATTTAAAACAAAAGCTATGATTAAAAAAATTTTATTAGTATTCGTAACAACTACATTATTATTAGCATGCAAATCTAACGACAATGTAGATATTTCATTATCAAATTCAGATATTGTAGGAACTTGGAATCTTATCGCATTTAGTTCAGATGCTAGTGGTAAAATTAGTTCCAAAGGCATTGATGTAGATTTTACATCAAATAGTGTTGGTAAAAATTTTAATATTACCTATACTTTTGATGAAAACCCGAACTTAATTTCTGCAAAAGGAAAATTTACCATTGTTACAACAAGTATTGCAAATGGTAAATCTACAGGGGCTCAAGAAGCAGAAGCAACAGCAATAAATGGTTTAGGTTCTGGTAAGTGGAAACTTAATAAAAACTCCATTACTTTTAATAATCCAGATGGAACTTCAAATGTAGTTGAAGTAATTGAGTTTTCAGGTAAAAATATGAAGTTAAAGGCCTCTATAGATCAAGATGCTATTTTACCTACAGTTAGTGGAGCAGATTTTGATATTAAAGCTGATGTATTCATTACCTTAGAAAAGCAATAAAAATTAGTATTAAAAATTTTAAAAGCATCATTTATAAAATAAATGATGCTTTTTTTTATACCTCGTTTTTACGAATCCTTTTAACACAAGTTTATAAATTTGTTGGCACATTTTTAAGAACCATCGTGCTTTTCTTTGTTACCATACATATATGAAAAGAACTTTGTCCATACTTTTTATTAGCATTTCGTTTGCCTGCTTTTCTCAAAAAAACAAAACGCTGTTCTTCGGAAAAATTATAGATTCTTCAACCGTTGTAAAAAACGCACACATTATCAACCTAAACACAAAAAGAGGTACGTTTTCTAATGATCGTGGTTTGTTTGAAATTTTGGCTTCAGAAAACGACAGTTTACAAATTTCTTCGATAGGTTTTAAAACCCAAAAAATAAAAGTAAAAAAATTGCATTTTAGAGAAAAATAAACTTTATTACTCTTAAAAAAGAGGTATATACTTTAGATGAATTTACTTTAAAACGCCACAATTTATCTGGTTTTTTATCTTTAGATTTAAAAAGTGTTCCTAAAGATCGTAAGGCAAATTTGGTTCAAAAACTTATTACCGATATTAAAAAGATAGATTATAATGCCATTTCTAAAATGCCCGTAGAATTAAATGAAATTTCTTTATCGAAGCCTGCTATCGTAAAATTGCCCAATTATTTTGAAGGTTTTGGCTTGCGTTTTGGAGGTGGAAGCGCCAAAACCAATCTTCAGAAAAGAAAATTAGAAAAAAAGAAAAACATACCTGAAGTAATATTAAAAGAATTTGGCGACTATTTTTTCTTTACCGAATTAAAAATTCCGAAAGAAAAATACCATCATTTTATAACCTATTGTTCTTACAAGGGGCTTTTTGAGCTTCATAAGAAAAAAGAAACACTAAAGATAATTCGGCTTTTAAAATCAGAAAGTATTCAATATTTAAAAACATTAAAAAAAGAATAGGAATTAAAATATATTTTAACAGCAATTTATCATAGAAATTTATAAATTTAGTGATTCAAATAACGAAATTTGCAAATAACCAAACTATAATAAATGTTAAATAAAATACTCTTTTCTTCACTTTTTTGTCTTTTTACTATCATTTCTTTTTCTCAGGAAAGAAGATTTATTGTAAATGGTAAGGTTACAGACTCGTTAAGTACTGTTAGAAACGCAAATATTATCAACTTAAAAACCAACCAAGGTACATTTTCTTCGGATGATGGAGAGTTTAGAATTTTCGTAAGAGAAGGCGATTCTTTACGAGTTTCTTCTGTACAACACATTACAAAAGTTGTTGTTGTAAGCAAAGAGAATATCAAACGAAAAAAAATTAACATTCGAGTAAAGTTTAATACAATTGTGTTAGATGAATTCGAATTGAAAAGAAATAATTTATCTGGCAGACTAGGCATCGATTCTAAAAGCGTTCCAAAAAATAAAAAAGACTCTCTTTTAAGAGAAGTTATGGACTTTTCGAAAGTAGATATGAAAGTAGTAGAAGCTCCAGATCACATCGACAAAAGGGTAAAACCTCCTATGAATAATACAGATCCAACCGCTAATTTTGTTGGAGCTAGTGCGAAAGCTATTATTCCTTTTAAACATTCAGAAAAACTTTGGGCACTAAGAAAAGAGCTTGCTATTAAGAAAGAATTCCCTTATAAAATTATGTCGGAATTAGGCGAAAAATTCTTCTTCGAAAAACTAAAAATTCCTGTCGAAAACTATTTTCATTTTTTAGAATATTGCAATCCTTTAGGGGTGGAAAAGTTATATAAAGACGGAAAAATTTTAGATATTATTAAGATTTTTCAAAGAGAGAGTAAATTGTATTTAAAAATAATAAACAAAGAGTAACTTGGCGCGATAATTGTTTTTAATAAAATATGAAATTTAAAAAAACACTGCTAATATTAGCAATAATACCACTTCTCTCTTTTTCTGCTCACAAGTACTATCTAAGTTTAACGCAGATAAAATATAAAAGCGAAGCAAAATCGTTACAAATAATTATTAATGTTTTTATGGACGATATAGAAACAGCATTAAATAAAGATTACAATATCGATTTACAACTTACTTCTAAAAAAGAGCTTAAAAATAACGATGTTTATTTCGAAAAATATTTAAAAGACAAACTTGAATTTAAGGTCGATAATAAAATTCGAAAATTTAATTATATTGGAAAAGAATATGAAGGTGATTTGGTTTTCTTTTATTTAGAAATCGAAAACATTGCAAAAGTTTCTAAAATAGAAATTTCTAATAAAATATTAATTCATCATTTTCCAGAACAACAAAACTTAATAAAATCTAAAGTTGGTAATAAACACAAAAGTGTTTTATTATCAAAAGAAGAAACACACGCAACTTTAACCTACTAACTATTTACAAACTACAATTAAAACACACATTATGAAAAAAATAGGACTTCTAATACTTTCTTATCTGTTTATTTCTACAATATCATTTGCACAAGAAAAAATCACAAAACAAGGGCATACCAACCAAAATAAATTTAGGCAATTAAAAGAATTATTACCCACACCAAATCTACAAAGAACCGCTTCTGGAGCCCCAGGAGTTCGCTACACACAACAAAAAGTAGATTATACCATGGATATCGTTTTAGAGGACGATAACCAAAGAATTTACGGAAACGAGACCATAACCTATCATAACAATTCAGAAGATACTTTAACATATTTATGGGTGCAATTAGACCAAAATATGAGAGCTGCAGACTCTAAAACACCAGACATTCAGCCAACAACCATTCCTAGCAAAACCTCTAAAACGAGGTTCAACAATGCTTATGTAAAAGAGCCTTTTGATGGTGGTTTTAAAATTGAAAGCGTTACAAATAAAAATGGTACTCCATTATCGCATACTATAAATCAAACCATGATGCGTATTAACTTACCAAAACCTTTGGCTTCTGGAGAAAAATTTCAATTTAAAATTAAATGGTGGTATAACATTAACAACCATAGAACACAAGGTGGAAGATCGGGTTACGAACATTTTCCCGAAGATGGAAACAACAACTACGTAATTGCACAATTTTATCCAAGATTATGTGTATATGATAATGTAGAAGGCTGGCAAAACGACCAATTTTGGGGAAGAAGCGAATTTGCATTAGAGTTTGGAGATTTTACGGTAAATATTACCACTCCAGCAGACCACATGTTAGGTGCAACTGGTATTTTACAAAACCCAAAAGAGGTTTACTCTAAGAAAGAATTAAAAAGACTCGAAAAAGCAAGAAAAACTTTCGACAATCCTGTAATTATTAGAACACAAAAAGAAGCAGAAAAAATTGAAAAAAGCCGATCTAAAAAAACCAAAACCTGGAAATTTTATGCAGAAAACGTAAGAGATTATGCTTTTGCAACATCGAGAAAATTTATTTTTGATGCCATGGCCGTAAACATTAATGGCAAAACTGTAATGGCAGAATCTTTATATTCTAAAGAAGCAAATCCTTTGTATGGAGACCATTCTACAAGAGCAGTAGCACAAACCTTAAAAACATATTCTAAATACACTTTCGATTATCCTTACCACAAAGCAATTTCTGTAGATGGACAAATGGGAATGGAATACCCACAAATTTGTTTCAACCCAGGAAGACCCAACCCAGATGGAACCTATTCCGATAGAGTAAAATATAGGATGATTAAAGTAACCATTCACGAAGTTGGGCACAATTTCTTTCCAATGATAGTAAATTCCGACGAAAGACAATGGACTTGGATGGACGAAGGTTTAAACTCTTTTATGGAAATGTTGGCAGAAAAAGATTACGACCCTAACTTTCCAATTGTTAGAGGTTATCCTAAAAACATTGTGGCTTATATGAGTGGAGACCAATCTAGAATTGCACCAATTATGTCTAAAGGAGACAATGTGTATAGTTTTGGAAACAACGCTTATGGAAAACCAGCAACAGGTTTATGGATGTTGCGCGAAACCATTATGGGAAAAGAATTATTCGACCACGCTTTTAAAACCTACGCACAACGTTGGAAATTTAAACACCCAACACCTGCAGATTTCTTTAGAACTATGGAAGATGCCTCTGGTATAGACTTAGATTGGTTTTGGAGAGGTTGGTTTTATACCACAGATGTTACAGATATTGGAATTAAAAATGTAAAGAAATTTTATGCAGAAGATGCAAATAGCAATACAGTAAACTTTATCGAAGACCAAAGCGAAGGCTTGCTATTTAG
Coding sequences:
- the ribB gene encoding 3,4-dihydroxy-2-butanone-4-phosphate synthase; this translates as MTTKTTTKNTKLNSISEAIEDIRNGKVIIVVDDENRENEGDFLAAAEKVTPEMINFMATHGRGLICAPLTEKRCKELDLGMMVYNNTDPMETAFTVSVDLRGKGVTTGISASDRALTIKALIEKDTKPYDLARPGHIFPLRAKDGGVLRRTGHTEAAIDFARLAGFQPAGVIVEIMNEDGTMARLPQLLEVAKKFDIKIVSIEDLVAYRMEHDSLIEKKEDFDIKTRFGEFRLRAYQQTTNKQVHIALTKGSWSKDEGILTRVNSTLVNNDILGTLTNNADKKLDQMFQVINEEGKGAIIFVNQQNQSQNLLSRLQVLKENQANNELKAPAIKMDNKDFGIGAQILHDLNISKLKLITNSQQSKRVGMIGYGLEIVDYVNY
- the pepE gene encoding dipeptidase PepE; its protein translation is MKKMIIASTSTIHGSAYLEYLLPTLTTFFKNIKTLLFIPYARAGGISYDAYTAIAQKAFKKIDINVQGIHEYKNASEAIFNAEGIFTGGGNTFELVHQIYKNDILIDLKKVIENGTPYLGTSAGSNICGATMMNTNDMPIVYPPSFKTLGCIPFNINAHYLDPIEGSTHMGETRETRIKEFHVFNETPVLGLREGSWLSVKNDTIVLQGKYTARLFLKDKKPIELESGVEVLV
- a CDS encoding lipocalin family protein — its product is MIKKILLVFVTTTLLLACKSNDNVDISLSNSDIVGTWNLIAFSSDASGKISSKGIDVDFTSNSVGKNFNITYTFDENPNLISAKGKFTIVTTSIANGKSTGAQEAEATAINGLGSGKWKLNKNSITFNNPDGTSNVVEVIEFSGKNMKLKASIDQDAILPTVSGADFDIKADVFITLEKQ
- a CDS encoding carboxypeptidase-like regulatory domain-containing protein — translated: MKRTLSILFISISFACFSQKNKTLFFGKIIDSSTVVKNAHIINLNTKRGTFSNDRGLFEILASENDSLQISSIGFKTQKIKVKKLHFREK
- a CDS encoding carboxypeptidase-like regulatory domain-containing protein, translating into MLNKILFSSLFCLFTIISFSQERRFIVNGKVTDSLSTVRNANIINLKTNQGTFSSDDGEFRIFVREGDSLRVSSVQHITKVVVVSKENIKRKKINIRVKFNTIVLDEFELKRNNLSGRLGIDSKSVPKNKKDSLLREVMDFSKVDMKVVEAPDHIDKRVKPPMNNTDPTANFVGASAKAIIPFKHSEKLWALRKELAIKKEFPYKIMSELGEKFFFEKLKIPVENYFHFLEYCNPLGVEKLYKDGKILDIIKIFQRESKLYLKIINKE
- a CDS encoding DUF6702 family protein, with product MKFKKTLLILAIIPLLSFSAHKYYLSLTQIKYKSEAKSLQIIINVFMDDIETALNKDYNIDLQLTSKKELKNNDVYFEKYLKDKLEFKVDNKIRKFNYIGKEYEGDLVFFYLEIENIAKVSKIEISNKILIHHFPEQQNLIKSKVGNKHKSVLLSKEETHATLTY
- a CDS encoding M1 family metallopeptidase; protein product: MKKIGLLILSYLFISTISFAQEKITKQGHTNQNKFRQLKELLPTPNLQRTASGAPGVRYTQQKVDYTMDIVLEDDNQRIYGNETITYHNNSEDTLTYLWVQLDQNMRAADSKTPDIQPTTIPSKTSKTRFNNAYVKEPFDGGFKIESVTNKNGTPLSHTINQTMMRINLPKPLASGEKFQFKIKWWYNINNHRTQGGRSGYEHFPEDGNNNYVIAQFYPRLCVYDNVEGWQNDQFWGRSEFALEFGDFTVNITTPADHMLGATGILQNPKEVYSKKELKRLEKARKTFDNPVIIRTQKEAEKIEKSRSKKTKTWKFYAENVRDYAFATSRKFIFDAMAVNINGKTVMAESLYSKEANPLYGDHSTRAVAQTLKTYSKYTFDYPYHKAISVDGQMGMEYPQICFNPGRPNPDGTYSDRVKYRMIKVTIHEVGHNFFPMIVNSDERQWTWMDEGLNSFMEMLAEKDYDPNFPIVRGYPKNIVAYMSGDQSRIAPIMSKGDNVYSFGNNAYGKPATGLWMLRETIMGKELFDHAFKTYAQRWKFKHPTPADFFRTMEDASGIDLDWFWRGWFYTTDVTDIGIKNVKKFYAEDANSNTVNFIEDQSEGLLFSNPNKANSKFFYEITFNKPGGLVMPIIVEYTYEDGTKMKKTYPAQIWRYNDAEVTKAVHSNKQIVKIVVDPDLETADVDLSNNSYPKQQKDKFDKFKSKLKN